Proteins from one Peromyscus eremicus chromosome 8a, PerEre_H2_v1, whole genome shotgun sequence genomic window:
- the Nptx1 gene encoding neuronal pentraxin-1, with the protein MLAGRAARTCALLALCLLGSRAQDFGPTRFICTSVPVDADMCAASVAAGGAEELRSNVLQLRETVLQQKETILSQKETIRELTTKLGRCESQSTLDAGPGEARSGGGRKQPGSGKNTMGDLSRTPAAETLSQLGQTLQSLKTRLENLEQYSRLNSSSQTNSLKDLLQSKIDDLERQVLSRVNTLEEGKGGPKNDTEERVKIESALTSLHQRISELEKGQKDNRPGDKFQLTFPLRTNYMYAKVKKSLPEMYAFTVCMWLKSSAAPGVGTPFSYAVPGQANELVLIEWGNNPMEILINDKVAKLPFVINDGKWHHICVTWTTRDGVWEAYQDGTQGGNGENLAPYHPIKPQGVLVLGQEQDTLGGGFDATQAFVGELAHFNIWDRKLTPGEVYNLATCSSKALSGNVIAWAESQIEIFGGATKWTFEACRQIN; encoded by the exons ATGCTGGCCGGCCGCGCCGCGCGCACCTGTGCGCTGCTcgccctctgcctcctgggcagTCGGGCCCAGGATTTCGGGCCGACCCGCTTCATCTGCACTTCGGTGCCGGTGGACGCCGACATGTGTGCCGCGTCCGTGGCAGCGGGCGGCGCCGAGGAGCTTCGGAGCAACGTGCTGCAGCTCCGCGAGACCGTGCTGCAGCAGAAGGAGACCATCCTCAGCCAGAAGGAGACCATCAGGGAGCTGACCACCAAGCTTGGCCGCTGCGAGAGCCAGAGCACCCTGGACGCAGGTCCCGGCGAGGCCAGGTCGGGCGGCGGCCGCAAGCAGCCTGGCTCGGGCAAGAACACGATGGGCGACCTGTCCCGGACGCCTGCCGCGGAGACACTCAGCCAACTCGGGCAAACTTTGCAATCTCTCAAAACCCGACTGGAGAACCTCGAG CAGTACAGCCGCCTCAATTCTTCCAGCCAGACCAACAGCCTCAAGGATCTGCTGCAGAGTAAGATCGATGACCTGGAGCGGCAGGTGCTGTCTCGGGTGAACACTCTGGAGGAGGGCAAAGGGGGCCCCAAGAACGACACAGAGGAGAGGGTCAAGATCGAGAGCGCCTTGACATCCCTGCATCAGCGGATCAGCGAGCTGGAGAAAG GTCAGAAAGACAATCGCCCTGGGGACAAGTTTCAGCTAACATTCCCGCTGCGGACCAACTACATGTATGCCAAGGTGAAGAAGAGCCTGCCGGAGATGTACGCCTtcactgtgtgcatgtggctCAAATCCAGTGCAGCGCCTGGAGTGGGCACACCCTTCTCTTACGCTGTGCCTGGGCAGGCCAATGAGCTGGTCCTCATCGAGTGGGGCAACAACCCCATGGAGATTCTTATTAATGACAAG GTGGCCAAGCTGCCCTTCGTAATCAATGATGGCAAGTGGCACCACATCTGTGTCACCTGGACCACCCGGGATGGGGTCTGGGAGGCCTATCAGGATGGTACCCAGGGTGGCAATGGAGAGAACCTGGCTCCCTATCACCCCATCAAACCACAGGGTGTGCTGGTGCTGGGCCAGGAGCAG GACACTCTAGGCGGAGGGTTTGACGCCACCCAAGCGTTTGTGGGTGAGTTGGCCCATTTCAACATCTGGGACCGCAAGCTGACCCCCGGGGAGGTGTACAACCTGGCCACCTGCAGCAGCAAGGCCCTCTCGGGCAATGTCATCGCCTGGGCCGAGTCCCAGATCGAGATCTTTGGTGGAGCCACCAAGTGGACATTCGAGGCTTGTCGCCAGATCAACTGA